The Astatotilapia calliptera chromosome 22, fAstCal1.2, whole genome shotgun sequence region gcttcttaattcagataaaactgaggttattgtactcggccctgaaaagcctagaaatatggtatctaaccagattcttactctggatggcattaccttggcctccagtaacgctgtgaggaaccttggagtcatgtttgaccaggacatgtccttcaacgcacatattaaacacatatgtaagactgctttcttccatttgtgcaacatctctaaagttagaaatatcctgtctcagagtgacgctgaaaaactagttcatgcatttattacttccaggctggacgactgtaattcattattatcaggaagtcctaaaaactccctgaaaagccttcagctgatccaaaatgctgcagcaagagtcctgacagggactagaaagagagagcagatttctcctgttttggcttcctgttaaatccagaattcaaaatcctgctcctcacatacaaggtcttaaataatcaggccccatcttatcttaatgaccttgtagtaccatatcaccctattagagcgctccgctctcgctctgcaggcctacttgttgttcctagagtatttaaaagtagaatgggaggcagagccttcagttttcaggcccctcttctgtggaaccagcttccagtttggattcaggagacagacactatctctactttcaagatcaggcttcaaactttcctttttgctaaagcatatagttagggctggaccaggtgaccctgaatcctcccgtagttatgctgcaatagacgtaggctgctgggggattcccatgatgcactagGTGTTTCTacctcactcactatgtattaacagacctctctgcattgaatcatatctgttattaacctctgtctctcttccacagcatatctttatcctgtcttccttctctcaccccaaccaatcacagcagatggccccgcccctccctgagcctggttctgccggaggtttcttcctgttaaaagggagtttttccttcctactgtcgctaaagtgcttgctcacagggggtcatatgattcttgggcttttctctctgtatgtattattgtagggtctaccttacaatataaagcaccttgaagcgactgttgttgtgatttggtgctgcataaataaaattggattgacTATCATTGATGTGTCTGCACATTTCAATACATTTATGAActaatttcctgttttccttgcaaaatagaaaatataaagacaCGGCACTACATTAATAGAGTCTAGCTCTTGTCCTGTGAAGTCATAAGTGAACACACGATAGAGGATGTTTGAACAGACAGGTTCCAGATTGTGCTCTGTTTACAAGGACAGCAATCAAACTGAAGTGGACACGTGGGTGGAGCCGATGGTTCTCACTGATTATCGCAGACAGAGGTctaagtttaaaactttaagTGTTACCACCATCACTCGGTGGTAACACTGGAGCTCTGTGTGATTTGGTCGAGTGAATGTTAGTGTCTGTTTACTCGGTGCCACTCCCGGAAGCCAGGGACGCAGACTGAGCTGCACTGTTGCCATCTGCTGATGGATGATAAGCACGACTTGGTTCAGACGTCGCCTTTCTAAACCTCGTTTTACTGAATCCCTCTGGTGTCACAAGAACGTATTAAAGAAAGGCCATAGTCAAACCTTCATTTCATTCAGTGCTGCATTTTTAAGAGAGAATTACATAGATGTGTGTGCGTTTATATGTCAACCCTGCTGTGAAGGTCCTATTTTATTCACTCCTTGAGGCATTGAATAAAACCGTCTGAAATTTCTACTCTTGTCTGAACCTTTCACATGATTAATTAGCTATTGGTGATCCATAACGATCACAcgttttactttcatttctaCTTTACTGTTCTTGAAGAGCACAGGAGAGGATAATAGGTGTGATTTTGCATCTGTATTCCATCAATGtgattaaaatgcatttaaggcgtttatttcaactgtttaggaattacaggcATTTTTATACATAACCTCCCATTTTCACAGGCTCAGAAGGACAGCTGACTGACAAGCAGTCTGACAGGAAATGTCTGGATTCTTCCCTCATGTCGTTAGAAATAAATCACATGACACACCTGTGGTTGATCCACTGTTTAAAGGAAGAAACACACAGGCCAGCTCAGACGGTCAGAGCAGTTCATACAATCATGAAGCTGAAACTGCACTTTAAATGAGTTGCAGTTACTACAGGAAGTATCATTATCCAAGTATTTCTGCTTAGCGCTGTTGCCTCGCAGCAAGGTGGTTGGTTCAGCGTCGCAGGCCGgggtctgtgtggagtttgcatgttctccctcctgtgtctgtgtgggtactCTGCCTTCCTCCCACAGACGTGCAGTTAGTGGGGTGAGGTTAACTGGTGATCGTGAGTGCGGTCTCTCTGTCCCTGCAACTAACTAgcgatctgtccagggtgtgcccCCGCCTCTCACTCTGGGACAGGTTCCAGCCCCCCAacgaccctgataaggataagtagAAGAGAATATTCACGTGTATGCGAGACGATTAAAATTCAAACTGAGTTCTGTGTCGCCGGCTTCAGAGATCACTCAGTTTTACTCAAACTGCACTAAAGCTGCACGTGGTCTCAGATAAAAGTgcgcatttttttttaatcacacggAGAAACAGTAACAAGCAGAAAGTTTGATTATCTGAGTCATGCTCAGGAACAGCTCCTCGTAGGCCTCCCCCGTCCTCCTCATGatgcattttgaaaatgaagacgcaggtcagaggtcagaggatgGAGACGAGGCAAAGGCTTCTTAACTGCCGAAGAGAACATTTTCCTACAAATAGGTAAGATGCAGTCGTCATGATTATCGGGAACGACACGTTTTAAATAACCACAGCTTGTACACACCATTTagaaaatttattcattcatattatttatatacacacacatacagttatGTTTATATGATAATATATTTCTATAGAAATCTATGCATACTGCATCCTTTCAGAACATGTCACTGCAATAATAGAAGTCGTGGAGAATAAAAGGCTGAGTGTTTCACCAGCAGCTCTGCTCATGTCTTTACATTACAAACACTTTTACAATCAGACTTATGTGAAATCGTCATACATGGACCTGCATCAGCTACAGAACAGAGTCTCTGTAAAAACGTAGAGACGTGTAACGAAGCGTGCAGAAGCTGCTGGTGACTACGAGGTGACATTTCTGTCCAGACTCTCGGAGATGTCACGAGAAAGAAGACAAAGTCCACAATTTCATTTCATGGCTTCAGTCTTCATTTATACTGATCTCAGTAAAGAGCGACTCTGACACGTTCGATTTGTCACAATGCCCAAATAATTtagaacacaaaacaaacaaatcatggCACGAACACACGTGGATGAAATCAAGCGTCTGCTTCCCAAATCTGTCCAAAGACGCCACGTTCAGGTTTCCCTGCTGCTCCAACTGAAAGCAGCTTTCCTGCACAGACtcctcagtttcagctgcttttaaaGAGAACTTTACCTCCAGCGCGTTTTTCGTCCCGCGAGAGCAGCACCAGTTCAATTTAACGTGCACCACCGCAGGGAAACGTTTAGACTCAGACCCAGAAGCAGTCACATATTGCACTATGAATGCAAAAATACCATCGACACTATACAGGAAAGTGCATCTAATCTTTGTACAGCTGCTACACACAAACACGAGAGACATGTACACCAGTCAGAGTGTCTGTGCGTCTGCATTACCGTCACACAGGCCGTCACGCCCTACAGTACAACTTCCACTTGACTTTTTAGACAAAGAGCTAAACCCAAAGGCCCGTGCAGGTGTGGTCGGGTGGAGCTGGTGCTCCAGGCGGCCTTTAGGGCTGCTTTTGTCTCGGGTGCAATGTTTTCAGGTGAAGTGGGGGCGGACGGCGTCAAGTACTTTAGGAAAGTTCAGGAATGGACCTTGAAGGCGAGCAGCTGCTCAGAGTGCATGTTGTTGATGGAACGCAGGTCGGGCAGCTTGAGCAGCAGTTTGGTGAAGATGGAGGCCTCGTTGGGGTGGTTCTTGGTGATGAGGCTCCGCAGGGCGCGGATAAGCGTCTCCTGCAGGGCCTCCACGGAGTTCACGTTCTCAATGCCAGATCGATCTGGGAGAGGAAGAGGTAGCAGGGAGGAGAGGCCTCAGTTAGCGATACGTTGACAAACAAGAAAAACGGCCGTGTGACCCGCGTGGTTAGTCGCAGTCTCGTGTCAGGTTAACGTGTTTGTGATAATGACATGATGGACTGTCACTCTACAGCATATGATTGACCAAAGTCAGTGTTCAGCGTGTCCGTGATGCTCTAGGAATAAATGCAATTTTGCACAAACTGAAACCGTTTGCCTCACGTGTGCTCAGGTCACAGCAGAGGAATATTTTAAAGCCTGACtcagtttaaatgtgtttacacTGAAACAGCTGAGCTCAGTCCTGCTGTGAGTGTTCATCAGATAAACAGCAGGTGGCGCCAACTCGCCAATCTGTACCATTACAGTGCAGTCAAAGCTCaggcaggaaaaacaaagttaATGAGCCAATTTTTCTACCTGTTCTCATCATTTTGGATACAAACACTGACGGTGGTTTATGCGTCGCTATCAGTGGATGGATCGTCTGATAACCCACCTGCAGAGACCAGAACCACAGCAGTAAACAGGCTCATCTCCTCCTCACTGAGACCCAGGTTCATGAGCTTCTCACTAAAGTCAAACATGGAGTTGAGCAGGTCCCCGGCCCCCAGGGCCCTCAGACTGTCCACGCTGTACCTCTTCCCTCCGAGAAAGGTGACAGTGCGGTCCTTCACGTCAAACAGCGAGGCAAACCGAACCACCAACACCTGCAGGCCACAGAGTGCCCCAGATTACTACAGACAGACTAAACAAGACTGCAATACGTAAGAAAATTCAATGAATTACCTCAAAGGTGCCAGCCTTCAAAAGGCTGACCTGGTCATGCTGGGAAAGCTCTCTGAAGCCTGGGATCTTCTTGGCAAACTCGACCACCTCCCTGACCGCCGGGGTGAAGCTGTGGGAGAATTCCTCCCACACCTCGTGGCCGGACTTCTGAGGGTCCACGTGAGGCGAAGTGTTCATCGGACAAACCTGCGGATCAGAGCGGGCCTTCAGTTTGGACACGAGTGCATCCACACCTCTGAAACCTCCTTTTCACTAACTAATCACAGACACGATGGCTTCATGCTGCTGTTGGGACAAACGGAGTGATTTTCATTGCGCTCTAAAACAGAAGCTTTGTTTTGGTGAGACTTCTAGAGTTTGTTTTTGCCCTAAAAGCAGCTGTTCTATTCACATCTATTCATGCATACAGAGGCAGGAGCATCTATccaaacaacaaacagacactttcatttaaaaggctttttattttacaaagtcCGCTTTTACACCTTGACATTGATTTTTAATGGCTTGCCTAAACTGTTACCATCCACTGCCCTCTGTTCAGCTTACCAGATGCATCCTGTTGCCTCCTCTCCACAGGGCGATGCTGCACGAGCCATTGGTGGAGCCTTCTGTGGACGGTGCCCTGAAAGCTCCATGTGTATATGCTGGAAAGTGGCTGGTGGCAGCCGTCCTGGACAGCCCGAAGGGGCACTGGTTGACCTCCTGACCCTGGGGGTCAAGGCTCAAGGTGGAGTGCCGGGCCACCGTGACCGGGCTCTTGCGGTGGTCCCAGGTGCCCTGCCGCTCCTGCGTCTGGTTGTCGGTGGGGGTTTTGGCGAGGCCACAGCCGAGGGTGTTCGCGGGCTGCGAGGCCTGGGATGGCAGGCTGCTCTGCTCCTGGTTGTACATGAAGGTTTCCTGGTGGGCCCTGGTCACCGAGCCGATCACCTCCTCCTCGCTGCTGTCCGACGCGCTGGGCGAGGCCGAGCTGGGGCTGGTGTCCATCGACGCGGCGGGTTCTGGGTCTAAGCTGGAGTCTGATTGGCTGGAgtgaggtgaggaggaaggagaGCAGGAGGCGGCGGGGACGGCATCGTCTGAGGTAGGCTCGGTGGCGCCGGCTGGCAGCGGTTTAACAATGggcaggctctggctgctgtaCAGCTGGCTTTGCAGCTGGCTGTTGTTCATCATGTTGTTCATGGCGCTCTGCATCTCCAGCAGCATGCGCTGTTTCTCTCGCTTCGGGATCCGGCCGAAGCGTACAGCTGAAGAGCGAGAAGAGAATCTCCTTGATTTTTGCCCAAGTCTCAGACATTCGTTAAACAGGAATTTAAAAGGAGGACATCTTACTCTTCTCCAACCGTTAGCTTCACACCTCATGATTACTGCCTTCAAAACAAATCCAGTCATACTGAGAATTACTGCCCCTTAACCATGTCATCATTAAACTCCAACGTCCTTCCACAGTCAGTGATGCTGGACTATTTCCATCTGTCACTACTAACTGAGCCAAAAGGACTAATGAACGgcatctttttaaaacaaaaataacagaaaaggcTCAATTAAAAGTTTGAGCTTCGTGATTTCTTTGTTAAAAGCGTTTCTTAATGTTGTATTTTGAACACTTTGGTTTTCATGTAGCGCTCTCCTGCAGAATGCCTCATTTTCCATTCACACGCATTCACACAGGTACGTTGTTTCTCTGCTAACACTCACACGAGCAGAACTCTGCCTGAGGAAACTTTGGCAAGCAGACGGGGGACTCTAACCACCAACCGTCTGACTAGAAAATGACACTTATTCGCTTTTATAGCTTTGAAATTGACCGTAACCTGTTTTACGTGTTAGAAAATGGCGTGCTGAGCGTTACTCTGTGAAACCAGCCTCGCTAATCTCTTCACCGAACACAGCGCGAGTCAGTGAACGAGAGCGGGTACTCACAGTCTCTGGACATGCCCACCAGCAGGCATTTCTTGAAGCGGCACTGCTGGCAGCGGTTCCTGTTGATCCTCATGATGGGGCAGCTCTCGTTCTTCAGGCACTTCTTGTACTGGATGTTCTGCTGGATGCTCCTCCTGAAGAAGCCCTGAGTATGTTCACAGACACAGGCAGCTTACTTTTGTCCTCTTTCTTAGATAAATGAACAGTTTCTACAGTGTGACTTATAACTGTCTGAATTATGTGCGTGTTCGCCCTCTAAGGAGCGCTGTGGTATGTAGCACACTGTTCTCCAGCTAACTGGGCCACACAGCACCATGAAGCATGATGGGTAACAGATATAAATAAAGGCAGAGTGAACTAGTTTCAGTCTGAGCTGTGCAGATGGCTAAAGTGACCCGCTTCAACCAAAGACGCCGCAACGCTCGTGTCTGTGTCGCACAGAGACTCATCCTGTGCTGCCTGCGAGTTCACACTGCGTCGTATCAAAGAGGCAGCCTCACCTTGCAGCCCTCACAGGCATGGACGCCATAGTGAAATCCAGAGGCCACGTCCCCGCACACTTTACAGAGCAGCACCAGGCCGTTGATTTCtgagaaatacaaaaacaaattcttACAGtttatctggaaaaaaaaaaaaactgggaaCCCACCGATTATTCCCAACGAGGTCACCAAGTCATTACGCCAGTGCTCCTCCTGAACAGTAGGTGCCGCCActcacaaaaaaccccaaaccctCTGCATCAGTCCTGGTACAGGAGTAGAAGAAGAGGAAACTAAACCACTCTCAAATAACCTGCTGTGCTATATTATGTGCAGGGCTCGCacaatcgctagcccgacgtcccggagctagcgatatcTCTGGTCGGgcgaccaaaatctatctcagccccGCCCGTCGGGTTATCATATAGCCTGACGGGCGGGGCTGAGATAGCTAGCTAGCTCCGTGGGGCTAGCGATTCTGCGAGCCCTGATGTGGTACAGTTCACATCCCTGCCCGTCACTACAGCCTCAACATcacactgctgtttctgataaaCTGCTCTGTGAAGGTT contains the following coding sequences:
- the nr1d2b gene encoding nuclear receptor subfamily 1 group D member 2b, with product MESTKAGGVIAYISSSSSASSPESCHSDSSNGSYQSSSPPRGSPPSHGQLRQPLDPTMAVGGLKLPRTQKGGRSSSTAKTGITKINGLVLLCKVCGDVASGFHYGVHACEGCKGFFRRSIQQNIQYKKCLKNESCPIMRINRNRCQQCRFKKCLLVGMSRDSVRFGRIPKREKQRMLLEMQSAMNNMMNNSQLQSQLYSSQSLPIVKPLPAGATEPTSDDAVPAASCSPSSSPHSSQSDSSLDPEPAASMDTSPSSASPSASDSSEEEVIGSVTRAHQETFMYNQEQSSLPSQASQPANTLGCGLAKTPTDNQTQERQGTWDHRKSPVTVARHSTLSLDPQGQEVNQCPFGLSRTAATSHFPAYTHGAFRAPSTEGSTNGSCSIALWRGGNRMHLVCPMNTSPHVDPQKSGHEVWEEFSHSFTPAVREVVEFAKKIPGFRELSQHDQVSLLKAGTFEVLVVRFASLFDVKDRTVTFLGGKRYSVDSLRALGAGDLLNSMFDFSEKLMNLGLSEEEMSLFTAVVLVSADRSGIENVNSVEALQETLIRALRSLITKNHPNEASIFTKLLLKLPDLRSINNMHSEQLLAFKVHS